From one Felis catus isolate Fca126 chromosome E2, F.catus_Fca126_mat1.0, whole genome shotgun sequence genomic stretch:
- the LOC109494586 gene encoding endogenous retrovirus group K member 8 Env polyprotein-like isoform X1 — MAILEVQRETRRPLVAPLRDMGPPPNEVQEHHKVIPQTILQSPEGRIHSDLWKLYAAFDKIYTNDSFSFPEYYLSPALQLRACVPPPYYLIVGDGTITPVKEDGHQLYRLTCPACVLTNCLPVDGPSRSEMEVYLVLQPPYWMLPVNVTGPWYSNYGMQLALEISKRLRRTRRFLGLLIAELIAAVTVIASATVSVISLHESAQTASHVNELAHNVSKVFATQERIDRKLEAQLEALQEALISLGDQFAVLHTRLSLICHDAYKHICVTPLEYTNMTWGHVRRHLQGIWHDANTSLDLLQLQEEINAIASSSLSFPDPGSLAGTILHQLNGFNPFNILQHSFWIFIGIVSVISVILVLLCCFWRWGLTAFTTYQARIHMLQLQTIGGNVGGRTPVPG; from the coding sequence ATGGCTATTTTGGAAGTACAAAGGGAAACAAGGAGACCTTTAGTGGCTCCTTTAAGAGATATGGGCCCACCTCCTAACGAGGTACAGGAACACCACAAGGTTATCCCACAAACCATTTTGCAATCCCCTGAAGGAAGAATTCATTCTGATCTTTGGAAGTTATATGCTGCctttgataaaatatatactaatgaCAGCTTTAGTTTTCCAGAATATTATCTTTCTCCAGCTCTACAATTGCGTGCCTGTGTTCCTCCTCCCTACTATTTGATTGTTGGAGATGGGACCATTACTCCAGTGAAAGAAGATGGTCATCAGTTATACCGGCTGACGTGTCCTGCTTGTGTTTTGACCAATTGTCTACCAGTAGATGGGCCCTCTAGAAGTGAAATGGAGGTTTATTTGGTCTTACAACCTCCCTATTGGATGTTGCCAGTAAATGTTACAGGACCTTGGTATTCTAATTATGGGATGCAATTGGCCTTAGAAATCAGTAAACGGCTGCGCAGGACCAGACGGTTTCTTGGACTCTTGATTGCTGAACTTATAGCAGCAGTGACTGTAATTGCCTCTGCAACTGTATCTGTAATATCCTTACATGAAAGTGCCCAAACAGCATCCCATGTAAATGAATTGGCTCATAATGTATCCAAGGTGTTTGCCACTCAAGAACGAATAGACCGTAAATTGGAAGCCCAATTGGAGGCACTACAAGAAGCATTGATATCTCTTGGTGATCAGTTTGCTGTTTTGCATACCAGACTTTCTTTAATTTGTCATGATGCATATAAGCATATCTGTGTTACCCCTTTAGAATATACCAATATGACATGGGGACACGTACGTCGTCATTTGCAAGGGATTTGGCATGACGCTAACACTAGCTTAGACCTCTTACAGCTACAAGAAGAGATAAATGCTATTGCAAGTAGTTCACTCAGTTTCCCTGACCCTGGAAGTCTCGCTGGAACCATACTGCACCAACTTAATGGGTTTAATCCATTTAATATTCTTCAGCATTCCTTTTGGATCTTTATTGGAATTGTTTCCGTAATATCTGTTATACTTGTCTTGCTGTGTTGTTTCTGGAGATGGGGTCTCACTGCCTTTACCACATACCAAGCCAGGATACACATGTTGCAATTACAAACAATAGGGGGAAATGTGGGAGGCCGGACCCCGGTGCCAGGCTAA
- the LOC109494586 gene encoding endogenous retrovirus group K member 8 Env polyprotein-like isoform X2 produces the protein MPVHPHYSRGVCPLLGIHALQLRACVPPPYYLIVGDGTITPVKEDGHQLYRLTCPACVLTNCLPVDGPSRSEMEVYLVLQPPYWMLPVNVTGPWYSNYGMQLALEISKRLRRTRRFLGLLIAELIAAVTVIASATVSVISLHESAQTASHVNELAHNVSKVFATQERIDRKLEAQLEALQEALISLGDQFAVLHTRLSLICHDAYKHICVTPLEYTNMTWGHVRRHLQGIWHDANTSLDLLQLQEEINAIASSSLSFPDPGSLAGTILHQLNGFNPFNILQHSFWIFIGIVSVISVILVLLCCFWRWGLTAFTTYQARIHMLQLQTIGGNVGGRTPVPG, from the exons ATGCCTGTGCATCCTCACTACAGCCGGGGAGTCTGCCCTCTATTGGGCATACATG CTCTACAATTGCGTGCCTGTGTTCCTCCTCCCTACTATTTGATTGTTGGAGATGGGACCATTACTCCAGTGAAAGAAGATGGTCATCAGTTATACCGGCTGACGTGTCCTGCTTGTGTTTTGACCAATTGTCTACCAGTAGATGGGCCCTCTAGAAGTGAAATGGAGGTTTATTTGGTCTTACAACCTCCCTATTGGATGTTGCCAGTAAATGTTACAGGACCTTGGTATTCTAATTATGGGATGCAATTGGCCTTAGAAATCAGTAAACGGCTGCGCAGGACCAGACGGTTTCTTGGACTCTTGATTGCTGAACTTATAGCAGCAGTGACTGTAATTGCCTCTGCAACTGTATCTGTAATATCCTTACATGAAAGTGCCCAAACAGCATCCCATGTAAATGAATTGGCTCATAATGTATCCAAGGTGTTTGCCACTCAAGAACGAATAGACCGTAAATTGGAAGCCCAATTGGAGGCACTACAAGAAGCATTGATATCTCTTGGTGATCAGTTTGCTGTTTTGCATACCAGACTTTCTTTAATTTGTCATGATGCATATAAGCATATCTGTGTTACCCCTTTAGAATATACCAATATGACATGGGGACACGTACGTCGTCATTTGCAAGGGATTTGGCATGACGCTAACACTAGCTTAGACCTCTTACAGCTACAAGAAGAGATAAATGCTATTGCAAGTAGTTCACTCAGTTTCCCTGACCCTGGAAGTCTCGCTGGAACCATACTGCACCAACTTAATGGGTTTAATCCATTTAATATTCTTCAGCATTCCTTTTGGATCTTTATTGGAATTGTTTCCGTAATATCTGTTATACTTGTCTTGCTGTGTTGTTTCTGGAGATGGGGTCTCACTGCCTTTACCACATACCAAGCCAGGATACACATGTTGCAATTACAAACAATAGGGGGAAATGTGGGAGGCCGGACCCCGGTGCCAGGCTAA